CAAACGTTCAAGTTCTGTGCTCGGGTTGCTATTCACAGCCCTGTAATAGCAACACAAACCTTAGGTTTTCCCTTTATCTCTTCCAAGACGGTTACTTTATCCTTGTTAGAAACCCTATATACCTTACAATTTttccagcttttttttttttttctacaaaaaccTAACACTAATTCTTAAAAATTCTAGCTGTCCAGAACTTCTAAATTTGATTTGGATTGTTCTCCTTTGCCTTATGTTGCTAAATTTGTTTTGATGctttagttttagttttgttCTTGTGTGTGTGGTGGGAATTAAGTTATGTTATTCAGGTTTGGGTATTGTTTCGTCTGGGTTGAAGCTATGGCTTAGGTGTTGACGTTGTGATTGAGGTCTTCGCTACTGAACAATTTCTTGTGAGATCATGTTGGATGCCTTGTCAAAGAGGTCTTCTCTGAGAGGCAATTCATATCCGCCACAACTATTGGTGGCAAAATCTTAATAATGAACCTGCCACCTCTTTTGGAGATTGATTGGATAGTTAGTTTGGTCGAGCCTTGTTAGTCATGAGcgggttttattttattttaggacagtaaagaaaaataaattaagaaaatggTGTTTGCTGCGGCACATTCCACATAGATTGCTAATGCTACCTctatttgtgaaaattttcaGTAAAATTGGTTGTACCTGACCCCACCACATAGGCTAATTATTGTTTTGCACTCctggatgtaaatttttttgcataatgTTCACACTTTCCTACCAATTGTCCACATTTTTCACatgatatgaaattctttggaCAGGATGTGAAAGAGTGTGGACACTCTTAGATGTGAAACAATCAAAGCCCCTTTCTATAATGCCCCTATTGCTTATGTtactctttctataaaaaaagtCTTGCTTATATTAAAAGGGATTAATTTTTGCATGGTGACCTGATGTCAAAATCATACAGTgacgtgtgtgtgtatatatatatatatatatatatatatatatatatatatatatatatatatatttctaatgGGTTATTGATTTATTCGTCAACTTGAAGTGGAATGCATATGTGCTTGAGCCAATTAAATCCATAGGAAAAAATGGGCCTTAATATTTAAAACATTagtgcaaaaataaattatgactAAAAATGCTCCATGAGTGAAGTATGTATTTTAATATGAGATTTTGGTAGAAGATATGATTCTTGGAATTGCTGGTTTATTCGTTTTTAAATAAGTCCATAACTTAACAAGAAATTTATTTGATGTATGGATTCTCAAGAAGAGAGAAGCCATGGTGGTCCCCCCCAGACCGTCTGGATCCCACAATTGAATGAAAAGTTGAATCTACATTAGATGTCACCTGAATTGCCCCATCTATCCTCTTGTGGAgaagttttcaaaaaaagaaaaagagaagattaaattaaaaaaataaagagaccATGAATGAATAATTCTTCATTGATTAAAATTGTTACTTGAGAATGTTTGGTAATGCTCAAAGGAGAGtgattaatgcaaaaaaaaaaaaaaaaggagtaaagGAATgcttttttgataagaaaaaaggtaaaggaatgctaaaataatatgaataaaaGTATGTGGTAAAAAATAACTTGTCAATTAAGTAACagaaaatatgattttgaatagaaaataaaatggtgaaaaaaattcatgtggTAAACCCCAAAAGTTTGGGTCTAAGGCTTGGTTGTCAATGATTAAAAATAGGCTCCATGTCTAAAGATGCTTCATGAGAATGTGAGAACTGTGCTTTGATTCTATAATTTAACCATGTGAGAATCATCTACTAACATGATTGCTAAATCCACTCAGCATCTTTTGACTAACCACATCCTTGTTTGTGttgttgtatattttatttattgcttttctAAACTGAAAAGTCTTCATCCGGCATTTTGAGTTTTGTTAGCATCTTGAATTCCCTTTTGTTGTAACACAGATATGTTTGAGGCAGCAGCTTCTGGGTTAGGTTTGGCTGCAGCTTCTGCTGTGGGTACTGCAGCTTCTGCTGTGTGTACTGCAGCAGGGGAGGAGGCCTACAACTAtgggaaaaatattgtcaataACATGAGGCGCAAACCTAATAATGAAGCTGATAATGATCTAGAAGACAACCATAAAAGGTTGAAAGAGAAAGCAAAGAAGCTGTATGCCAGAAGGGATAATATATTGGCTCAAACAATGACAAAGCTAGTCAATCAAGTATGCGAAGCTTGGATTTCTAGGGTCATGAAGAGTGAAGAAGAGGTGCGAGAACTAGAAATCAAGTACAATGatgaaaaaagtaataaaaagagACGGAGTCAGCATGGGTCAAGCAAGTCACGCACAGATCTTAGCAATATCATAGCAGAGAAGTGTGATGAACTGCATAATCTTTGGTTAGAGGAAAAGTCTAAGATAGGAATACTAGTTGAGAAATTGCCAGAGCGTGTGATAATTATGCATGGACCCAAACCAGAAGACAAGCCATTTCTCCATTCAACTGTTGAAGAAATACTGGGCCATCTTAGAGATAAGAATGTAAAAAGAATTGGACTTTGGGGAATGCCGGGAATTGGGAAAACAACCATAATGAAGAGCTTAAATAACTATGAAGATACTGCTAAAATGTTTGATATTGTTATTTGGGTAACTGTATCAAAGGATTTGAGTTTAGAAAAGTTGCAACACAAAATTGCAGATCGGTTAAAATTGAATGTGGAAGGCATCACTGAGCCTGAAATTGCACAACAAATATGGAGAGAGTTAAAAAGCAAAAGGTGTCTACTTCTTTTGGATGAAGTTTGGGACTTTCTTGATCTGTCTCTAATAGGAATGTATGAAAGTGAAATGGATAGCAAGGTGGTATTGGCAACTAGATATCTACATGTTTGTTCTGATATGGATACTCATTTGGAATTAAATGTGCCACGATTATCTGAAGCTGATGCATGGAATATGTTCAAGGTAAAGGTGGGTCGAAATTTCAATATTCCAAATGTTGAACCAATAGCCAAGGAAGTTGTTATCGAATGTGCTGGTTTGCCACTCTTGATAGACAAGGTAGCAAGTAATTTTAGAAGAAGGGATAACATTCACCTATGGAGGGATGGATTAAGAAGTTTGCGGAGATGGCCTAGTATCAAAATCCAAGGCATTGGTGAATTGATTGAGTGCTTGGAgttttgttatgaaaatttgaaagatgAGGTTCAAAAGGATTGCTTTCTCTATTGTGCATTATATACTGAAGACTATGAAATTTATACAGATCCTCTATTGGAATGCTGGACAGTTGAAGGTTTCATTCATGATGCAAGTGAGTTTAGAGTTGCACGTGGGATAGGGCATTCAATATTGAAGGAACTTATCAGCGTGTCTTTGCTAGAGAAGAGTGAAAAGATGAATCATGTGAGGATGAACAAAGTGATACGAACTATGGCACTCAACATTTCTTCTCGAAGatgtaattttaatattttggtgAAACCCCATGGAGCTGGAGGGTTGCAAGAGGCCCCTGATGAGGTAGAATGGAAACAAGCAAATCGAATCTCCTTGATGGATAGTAAATTGGGCACTTTGCCGGAAATGCCAGATTGCAATAAGCTTTCCACGCTGTTTTTACAGAGAAATTGGGAACTAAAAGAGATTCCTGATTTATTCTTTCGATACATGCAAAATCTACGAGTTCTAGATTTACATGGCACTGGAATTATGTTATTACCATCAACTATATCCGTCTTGAAGTGTCTCAGAGCGCTATACTTGCATTCTTGCATCTTTTTAGTGGAACTCCACTTAAATGGACTCGAGCATCTTGAGGTGCTTGATATTCGAGACACTGGGCTTAATCATTTTCCAATTCAGATTAGACATTTGATTCGGTTGAAGTGTTTACGTATGTCATTGTCGAATTTTGGCATTAGACATTCAAGTGATGTAGAATCTTGTCGAAATGTCTTTTCAAGTCTTTATTTATTGGAAGAGCTACAAATAATTGTGGATTCAAATAATCAAAGTTGGGAGCTAACTGTAAAGGCTATTTCTGAGGGAGTGGCTACCTTGATGCATTTGACTTCACTTTCAATTTGCTTCCCTACAGTGGATTGTCTTAAGAGTTTTATCTCAACGAGCCAATTATGGAAAGTTTGCTGCTTCACATTTCAGTTTTCTGTTGGTTACCATGACACAGCCCTTTATAAAATTCTTGGTTGCTTTGAATATCAAAATATGAATTGTTTGAAATTTGCAAATGGTGAAGGTGTAGATCCTATCATTTCAGAGGTACTTTTGAAAACTCATGCATTTGAATTGATTGGGCACAAGGGAGCTTCAAGACTATCAGATTTTGGTGTCGATGGTATCAACAAGATGCGAGGTTGTTTGATTGAAGGGTGCAATGAAATTGAAACAATTGTTGATGGTAATAGCATAACAGGAAGTGCGTTAATATGCTTGGAAAAGATGCTTATAAATAATGTTCCAAATTTAAAAACCATTTGGAAAGGTCCGGTACATTATGGAAGCCTATCTCAGCTAGAAACTTTAACTTTATGCAAATGTTTGAAGTTGAAGATGATATTCTCTAGTGGCATGATTAAAGAACTCTCTAAACTTCAACACTTAGAAGTTGAAGAATGTCCAGAAATTGAAGAGATAATTACAGAGTCTGAGAATATTGGGCTGGAACCTGACGTGCTTCCAAGGTTAAAGATGCTAGTACTTTCTAATCTTCCAAGAGTAAAAGGAATTTGGACAAGTGACTCATTAAAATGGCCATCTTTAGAGAGGATTAAGATATCCATGTGCCAAATATTGACAAAATTGCCTTTTAACAATGAGAATGCAATCAACTTGAGATGTATTGAAGCTGATCAATCATGGTGGAGTGCATTGGAATGCCAAGATGATGCTATTAAACAAAGATTAAGGTCTATATGGTTTCAATCTCCTTAATAGCGGTTCTTCTGGATAAGGTAGTGGTAGAAATATCTGCTCCATCTCTgagtttataaaatttaaattgattttctttccttttcaagaTATCGTTTGAATCTGTGTGAGATTACATGAATGTTGGATTGTAACCTTCCTTATAGTTGGCCATGTTTGCCTTAAATCTTTAATGAAAACTCTTGAACATTTAAGTTATACCATGTAAGATAAATCTTGCTTCACTTCAGTTATGGGTAGCCAAACCTACCTTATATGGGTATTTcatgaatttttgtttgatttgtgaATAATAAGAACTTTTATCTATATAAAGTATTGCTTCTAGAAAGCATTTAGAAATCTACTGTACATACTAGAAGCCTAGCTTGACTAACAGCTTTAAATTTATGCAGATGTTTGAAGTTGAAGGTATTCTCCAATGGCATGGCTGAATAGCTCCTTGAATTTCAATACTTAAGAGTTGAAGTATGTCTTGAAATTAAACAGATAATTGTGGTTGAAATTTGGAAATACATTTGGTTTGGTTACTCATTGAAGTGGCTATAGTTAGAGAGGATTGCAATATCTAATGTGCTCAATGTTGACAAAATTTCCCTTCAACAATGAGAATGTAGATAATTTGAGACATATTGAAGGCAATGGTGGAGTTGATTATTATGGCAAGAAGATGCTAGTGAGCAGTGATTACGATCTATATGCATTTTTAACGTAGTGCATTTGGCTTCGTTCTTGTTCACAGCAGTCCTGTGTAAGGAAGTGGTCGAGGGTCTGCTCCCAACTTTTGGTTTGTAAGATTTAAAACTTTCATGTTTTTCTACTCTTTAAAATGACATATGAATGTTAGCATCTACTAAGACTACTATATTGACATGTGATGTGATTGTTTAGAGtttgtaatttaaataaatattagacTGAAACCCCTTTATATAGTTGGTTATgattttctaaaatttctaATGAAGTTAATACTGTTTGAGATGCAATTTCTTGCAATTTCACTTGAGTCAAATCTACCTTTTCACATACCTCCAGCTTTTAATTGTTTGATTGGAAATGGTCGAGTCCAGTTTGCCTCATGATCATCTTTCCCAAAACTTTGTCTTGTTCGATATATTATGAGAGTATGATTTAAACATATGAGCGTGACTAATCCAAAATTGAGGCATGAAAAGTTGTGTTTATTAGAGACTGAACAAAGGTGGTAAACTACGCTTTGTCGATGTATAGGTGTTTTGTGTATTTCTGTTTGTTTAACTTCTTAGTAATAATGATAATGTGAATAACAGGAAATTTTGACTCCATTCGTAAAAAAATTGCTTCGAGAACCATTTGTGAATATGAATGGTAATGGCTAATGACCGACATGCTTAAAATTTCAATCTCCAACAATTTGAGATCTGTCAAAAAAAGGTTACAATTTGTTAATAGACCTATGTACACCCTTCCTTTTTCGTTCCCTCCCCTCATTTATCCCTACCTCACAGATGAAGCAAAATCCATGTTGCCTCCTCACCCTTTCTAATCCAAAGAAAACAGACAATGGTACAGTTTAGAGCCTCCATGTCAAAACTTTTAAAGTAATTGcactaatttttttagaaagaggcaacttttttcttcttcttcttcttcttcttcttcttcttcttcttcttcttatttatttatttattattttttttcccttgcgTTTTTGTTACTTCTTAATAAGAAAACTAAAGTCTTCGTTAATTTTGATGAGTAAAATGTACGACAGCAAAACATTCAAAAATGATCACTACTCATACAAATGTTCGTGGAAAAGAGGGAATAAAAAAGTTAAGGATTATGTCATACAAGcggggacaaaaaaaaaagaaaaagaaaaaaggaacgAAATGAATTTGCCCAGTCAAAAAAGTCATTCTATTTCTTATCTAGAGTTCTCAAAATCTCATTTATTGTTAATCATATCATCTGCATTTAAATATTAACTGACTaaataatacatttttaatATCTACTATTTAAATAATGATGTGGACCAAAAATTACACCTCTTATTTAGCATGAGTAATATTAtagtcacaaattattttacaatatttttacaaactattgaattAACAAATTCTTACTAGTTCTAATCAGGACCCACCcctaatattacatttttatttatcaataattatttggaaaaaaCTAAAGGCTCATCagtagtttataaaaatattgtaaattagTTTGTATTTGTAACATTACTCATTTATCATTGCAGCAAAaagattttaagaaattttttactaGTTCTAATCAAGACCCACCactaatattacatttttatttaccaataattatttggaaaatgctaaaggctcatcaatagtttataaaaatattataaattagttTGTGTCTGTAGTATTACTCACTTACCATTGCAGCAtaaagatttaagaaatttattttggaGTTACTTTATGTCAATTCCTCTCTTTTATTGCTTAATAAGGTGAGATTTCATAGAATGAGGATTGTTTGTTCGTTTAGACCCCTATAAATTAGATttgtttaatctaattaattgaCCAGGTAGTTACTTACTTTGATTTttcagatttaggttaaactcatgcaatcatatatatttttttttttgaatcatatTATTTAGTGCTAAAAGTAAAGAAGAGAgtaatatgatgacctaggaaaaccaataaaaccaacAGTTTCGAGGTAAAACCTTGAAGAGGATTTAGcctagctattctcaaggtaaacaaattcactatgatAGAATAAAAGTTTACAATAGAATTTCTCCTAAAATTTAAAGCTAGCTCACGTAGAACTTATTCACACAACCACGTGCAGCTCCGACTCAACAGACTCTTCTATTTGAATTTGCTATGCACAAACACCCAAGTGTGTAACTTTGAGATCTTactcaaaagttttagatcACCATTAGTAGTAgatctttatgcagcaacttgTTTCCACCAGTtcttgattgtagatcttgtTCTAGTATATGCTTGTTGAGTTTGAAGACTACAGAAACCTCACAAATCTCACAAGAGTAACTCACAAGACTTCCAAGAACTTCTGAAACGTATTTAAGGTTTTGCTTTTATACCTAGTAGTGTTAGATTAAAACCCTAAATGTTTTCACTGGCTTTGGGTTTGATCTAAAATCTACAGAATACAATTTTCGATCAGTCGAGTCTTTCTTTTGATCGATTGAGCTTCACATAATCTGAATTCTTCTTTTTGCAACTTAAtttttcttgaatcttgacttaaACAaacttgagcaatgtctaacaccTAATATAGACGTGTTTTTGTTCTCAGTTTGCTAACATACATAAATTTAGAATCTAAACATTTATCCTAAATTTTTAGAACCTAATAGGAATCCTTTGGAGTTTATAAAGTAACCCCATTTAGATTTTCTGTAAACGTTGTTAAAGTACTTATATCCATTGTGAGAAAGCTCTTAATGATTAAATATTGATATTAAGAACTTATGTTACAAGGAACCCAATATAAGGTTTATATACCAGATAATACTTGACTAATCCTAAACTAATCTAATGTTAAGTTGCTTGTTCTACAAGTACATGAGTCTACAATTGGTTTATGCCACTTGAGCCACAATATATCTAAGATCTCGACACCTAATCCCTTGAACTAGTGACATGTGTTGTGCTTCACGTAGGAGcactcacatttttttttttctggaatTATATCATTCTTGTAATGACTAGAATCTCCAAATTCTTTCAAAATCCATGGGATAAACAAGTCTCCAAAATCCCAAGAATTTCCTAAATCCATGGAATTGATTTAAGTCTCCACCATTCCTTCTATCACAAACGACATTTCTTTTCTAAAGTTTAGGTATTTTCAACAGGTAAAATCTTCCCGAGtacaacattttcttttctgaaattTAGGTTGTTTCAACACATTAAATCATCCCTAGAACAACTTTCCACTTCCAAAATCTAGGCTGTTTCAACAGGGAAAATCTTTCCTAACAAGAAATTTCGAATCACACCCTCCTCCGTGGTTATTATTTACTCCAAATAACACCCCTCGCAATTATAATTCACCTCAATTACGCCCATTGTAGTAATAATGTACTTGGGATTACATCCTTCATGGTTATATTGTTGGGATTTGTTCCATAAAATCTAATTTCTATGattattttgttaataaaaatatttaatttaatgagatTGTATGAACATTGGACATTATGCATTCATTTGAAAGATAGTGCATGGGTTACATTATATGCGATTTAGGTACgttgataaaattaatatatagaaGATTTAAATTGCAATACCTTTTGTTTCATAAACTTTGAGGGATTGTATTCAATGTAAGTAGGGTCTCAACGCGTAATTTGCTCCAAGAGTATAAGCATAGCAACAGAAAGTGGTCCAAGGATGCCTTAGCTtaaaatcattatcattttatttcatattataaacttcatatactatatataaaaacagaAACTAAGAAAAAGTTCTCCTACAATGTCTCATGTGATGCTACTGCTACCTAggagatttttttataaaatttttgccACATAAGCGATAGACCAGTTGGTTTGGCCCACCTTCTTACCGTTTTTAAGGACCAGTGTATTAGTCTAAAGACCCTGCTTCAATCCCAATCAACCTGATATAAAGAAGAAACGAAAAACAAAAGCTTCCATTGTCATATATCCATAGTTTGTAATCAAGAAAAAAGATGAGTTAACTAGAATGGGGTCAAGTGTTCTTACCtcctttgttgtttttgttgaactaCCACATGTGGTGGGTAGATTATTGGCCTATGATAAGGCTAATACATTTTGTAACAAACTTGTTAACTGCTAATCTAAGTTCTAATCCTTTCctacccaaaattttttttttaagaaaatagatAACGTCTCTCaattattctctcaaaaaaaaaaaaaaaaaaaaaaaaaccttcatctTAGTTACACTAAAATGAAGATTAGACTTCACAAAAAGGCCTACCTCCTCCCAACGTCTACTGCCACTCTAGAACTGCTACTGGTTGGTTTTTTGCCTTTCAATTTGTGCATTAAATATGataaagtttttataatttggcttgatttttttttataaaaatgatgaCATGGTGTTGATGTGGCTTAACTAAAATATAGTAACAATAAAAGCTACGCTTCAActttttatgtgtgtgtatgtatatatatatatatatatatatatatatatatatatatatatatatatatagataagaaaaatgtaattatatCAAGAATTTACCAACATTATGCTAAGAATGTGATATAAttgcatagttttaaaaatagaatCAGACCTAGACACCAATCCGGAGCCGTAAAACTCCCCAAactagcaacaacaaaaaaaaaaaagtcgggAATTGATCTCTTTTCCAATTATTTGACCATTTTAGTATTTCAAACCATGCATAATCATCAATGAAGCATTTCCTCTTTCTACACAAATCTCTCCTCTCAAAGTATctccaaagtggaccaaatgtACTGAACTGGACATAATGGACCGAAtgaatcaaaatgaaaatactaTGTTAATATAGCTCAAGAGCgtaataagtaaaaataaataaagtctaTGTTAACTTTTAgatgttaattaattaaatatagaTGTATAGCGTATAAATTATGACAATAGAAGtcaaagacaaaacaaaataaaagcagCTAATGGCAAATAAACTTTTTCTAACGGTAACAGTTAGTTAAGAACAGGGATGTTTAACTAAGCATGAGAACTTTTGAGGGAGATATTGGGGTTTTTAGAAATAATAAGCATCAAAGTGTGTTTCACTAATTATGATTTGCGTTAGGAAGACTAAGCTATGCCCTAGGTgattcttttaatttcttttactttttgtttaaaataatgatTTGAGGTGAACTCAAAAATAGTATTCGCATAGTGAGCAGTGAGTGGTGACTGTACCAAGGCCAAGCTTCCTATGGTATTGGCATGCGTATTACGCTGAAAACC
This genomic stretch from Castanea sativa cultivar Marrone di Chiusa Pesio chromosome 1, ASM4071231v1 harbors:
- the LOC142622714 gene encoding putative disease resistance protein At1g61300 translates to MSSGWGDMFEAAASGLGLAAASAVGTAASAVCTAAGEEAYNYGKNIVNNMRRKPNNEADNDLEDNHKRLKEKAKKLYARRDNILAQTMTKLVNQVCEAWISRVMKSEEEVRELEIKYNDEKSNKKRRSQHGSSKSRTDLSNIIAEKCDELHNLWLEEKSKIGILVEKLPERVIIMHGPKPEDKPFLHSTVEEILGHLRDKNVKRIGLWGMPGIGKTTIMKSLNNYEDTAKMFDIVIWVTVSKDLSLEKLQHKIADRLKLNVEGITEPEIAQQIWRELKSKRCLLLLDEVWDFLDLSLIGMYESEMDSKVVLATRYLHVCSDMDTHLELNVPRLSEADAWNMFKVKVGRNFNIPNVEPIAKEVVIECAGLPLLIDKVASNFRRRDNIHLWRDGLRSLRRWPSIKIQGIGELIECLEFCYENLKDEVQKDCFLYCALYTEDYEIYTDPLLECWTVEGFIHDASEFRVARGIGHSILKELISVSLLEKSEKMNHVRMNKVIRTMALNISSRRCNFNILVKPHGAGGLQEAPDEVEWKQANRISLMDSKLGTLPEMPDCNKLSTLFLQRNWELKEIPDLFFRYMQNLRVLDLHGTGIMLLPSTISVLKCLRALYLHSCIFLVELHLNGLEHLEVLDIRDTGLNHFPIQIRHLIRLKCLRMSLSNFGIRHSSDVESCRNVFSSLYLLEELQIIVDSNNQSWELTVKAISEGVATLMHLTSLSICFPTVDCLKSFISTSQLWKVCCFTFQFSVGYHDTALYKILGCFEYQNMNCLKFANGEGVDPIISEVLLKTHAFELIGHKGASRLSDFGVDGINKMRGCLIEGCNEIETIVDGNSITGSALICLEKMLINNVPNLKTIWKGPVHYGSLSQLETLTLCKCLKLKMIFSSGMIKELSKLQHLEVEECPEIEEIITESENIGLEPDVLPRLKMLVLSNLPRVKGIWTSDSLKWPSLERIKISMCQILTKLPFNNENAINLRCIEADQSWWSALECQDDAIKQRLRSIWFQSP